The following are encoded in a window of Brevibacillus sp. DP1.3A genomic DNA:
- a CDS encoding ABC transporter permease, translated as MRTLWLEFYKIRHKRLFLMLVILLSIELAWGFMAVSISMTKNPDAAKWSAILVTITAMNGLFLPIGSAVIVSRICDMEHKGRTWKLLIAASVSRKAVYAAKFVSAAVLMGGAVILQALAIVAFGIGYGLAEPVPIGILLRFVAGTTLTNLVVIALQQWLSLAIKNQAFSLCLGMIGGFIGMTAALFPPQVGRLFIWSYYVDFSPVTYQYVNETMLFTTREVGVHLPIIVVLMGIAFYLAGSIHVSRQDL; from the coding sequence ATGAGGACACTCTGGCTAGAGTTTTATAAAATTCGACATAAGCGTTTGTTTCTCATGCTTGTCATTCTTTTGAGCATCGAACTAGCATGGGGGTTTATGGCTGTCAGCATCTCCATGACAAAAAATCCGGATGCCGCAAAGTGGAGCGCTATTCTGGTCACGATTACAGCCATGAACGGATTGTTTTTGCCGATCGGTTCGGCTGTCATTGTTTCACGGATTTGTGATATGGAACACAAAGGGCGTACATGGAAGCTTCTGATAGCTGCTTCTGTCAGCCGAAAAGCGGTGTATGCGGCAAAATTCGTTTCTGCTGCTGTTTTGATGGGGGGGGCCGTCATTCTACAGGCTTTGGCGATCGTTGCATTTGGCATTGGTTATGGTTTAGCGGAGCCAGTCCCGATTGGCATATTACTACGCTTTGTAGCAGGGACTACGCTGACGAATCTCGTGGTGATTGCTCTGCAACAATGGCTCTCTCTCGCTATCAAAAATCAGGCATTTAGCCTATGCCTCGGGATGATCGGGGGATTCATTGGCATGACAGCGGCCTTGTTTCCGCCACAAGTCGGACGCCTTTTCATCTGGTCATACTATGTAGACTTTTCTCCCGTTACGTATCAGTACGTGAACGAAACCATGCTGTTTACTACACGCGAAGTCGGCGTTCATTTGCCGATCATCGTCGTACTCATGGGCATCGCATTCTACCTTGCTGGGAGCATTCACGTATCCCGGCAAGACCTATAG
- a CDS encoding sensor histidine kinase KdpD, with translation MDGAARILRRYTGASILIAVFLLIVNYIILGTFVFKGMNEGSPPIHVTQAVAEGLHKNSSHYTLEPNAQEWLQKSQAWAMLIANDGKVIWDYAIPDQLPRTYSLAEVAQFSRNYLQDYPVFVWEHELGLVVVGYPKDSLAKYQFHFPISWISDLPYRLLALLFGNILLAALLSLFIGSRLIRAIRPLISGIHALSEDQHTHLEAKGMFSGIARSINHASSLLQEKNALLKARDEARSNWIAGISHDIRTPLSMVLGYASELEESDAVPFEQQQKASIIRKQGEKLRSLVSDLNLVSMLEYEMQPIHTKPLRLSTLARQIVTDFLNNDLAETFTIELDVTTEQCLVMGDEKLLVRAITNLVQNSIAHNPLGCHIHVQTTVSPNQRNALLIITDNGKGIEQSMLPDLMELPYSSKRKSPLHNGHGLGLPMVARIASAHHGHLLLTSDSGKGMTAELCFPLSS, from the coding sequence ATGGATGGAGCCGCACGAATTTTACGTCGTTATACAGGTGCTTCTATCCTGATCGCCGTCTTTTTGCTCATCGTCAATTACATCATTCTCGGCACATTTGTTTTCAAAGGCATGAACGAAGGATCTCCTCCCATTCACGTCACACAAGCTGTGGCAGAAGGTCTCCACAAGAACAGTTCCCACTATACGTTGGAACCAAATGCACAAGAATGGTTGCAAAAAAGCCAGGCTTGGGCCATGCTGATTGCGAACGATGGGAAGGTGATCTGGGACTACGCCATACCGGACCAATTGCCCCGCACCTATTCTCTGGCAGAAGTCGCGCAGTTCTCGCGAAATTACTTACAGGACTATCCTGTTTTTGTTTGGGAGCATGAGTTGGGGCTAGTCGTCGTGGGCTACCCGAAGGACAGTCTCGCCAAGTACCAGTTTCATTTCCCGATCAGTTGGATAAGCGATTTGCCGTATCGATTACTGGCTTTGCTTTTCGGAAATATCCTACTCGCCGCTCTTCTCTCGCTATTCATCGGCTCTCGACTCATTCGGGCAATCCGCCCACTGATTAGCGGGATTCACGCCCTGTCAGAAGATCAGCATACACATCTCGAGGCAAAGGGAATGTTCAGCGGGATTGCTAGAAGCATTAATCATGCATCGTCGCTTCTGCAAGAGAAGAACGCTTTACTAAAAGCCAGAGACGAAGCACGCTCGAACTGGATCGCGGGAATCTCCCACGATATACGCACGCCATTATCGATGGTGCTCGGGTATGCCAGTGAATTAGAAGAGAGCGACGCGGTGCCTTTTGAACAGCAGCAAAAAGCAAGCATTATTCGAAAGCAAGGAGAAAAGCTCCGGTCTCTGGTCAGCGACTTGAATCTCGTTTCCATGCTGGAATACGAAATGCAGCCCATTCATACCAAACCGCTTCGGCTATCGACACTTGCGCGGCAAATTGTCACTGACTTTTTGAACAATGATTTGGCAGAGACGTTTACCATCGAGCTGGATGTCACGACTGAGCAGTGCCTCGTGATGGGCGATGAAAAACTTCTTGTCCGCGCCATCACGAATCTAGTCCAAAACAGCATCGCGCATAACCCATTAGGCTGTCACATCCACGTGCAAACGACCGTGTCACCCAACCAGCGCAATGCCCTCTTGATTATCACTGACAACGGAAAAGGCATTGAGCAAAGCATGCTGCCTGACTTGATGGAATTGCCTTATTCGTCAAAAAGAAAATCTCCTTTACACAATGGTCATGGTCTCGGGTTGCCCATGGTTGCACGGATTGCTTCCGCTCATCATGGACACCTGCTGTTAACAAGCGATTCAGGAAAAGGGATGACAGCAGAACTTTGTTTTCCCCTCTCCTCCTAA
- a CDS encoding response regulator transcription factor, with protein sequence MEEWKQKKVLLVEDELEIRNMIDGFLRKEGFSRIFHAGSCKEALVICTSDKPDVAILDVMLPDGDGFGLLTSIRRFSQIPVIFLSARGEDEDRLLGLGLGADDYIVKPFLPRELVLRLLVILRRVYAPPQIDRLPVFQLGDSTIDLEAAIVTRDHYEYALTAKEHALLRKLYENRGRIVTSDALCQSVWGDDYYGYENTLMVHMRRIREKIEPCPSAPEYLLTVRGLGYKLLVKEEL encoded by the coding sequence ATGGAAGAGTGGAAACAGAAAAAAGTGCTCCTCGTGGAAGATGAGCTTGAAATCAGAAATATGATCGATGGATTTTTGCGTAAGGAAGGATTCTCTCGTATTTTTCATGCGGGTAGTTGTAAAGAGGCGTTAGTGATATGCACTTCGGACAAGCCAGATGTGGCGATTCTGGATGTCATGCTGCCTGATGGAGATGGATTTGGACTTTTGACTTCGATCCGTCGTTTCTCGCAAATCCCTGTCATTTTTCTGTCAGCGAGAGGCGAAGATGAGGATCGATTGCTCGGACTTGGCCTAGGCGCTGACGACTATATCGTGAAGCCATTTTTGCCGCGCGAACTCGTTCTTCGTCTCCTGGTCATTTTACGACGCGTTTACGCTCCTCCCCAAATTGATCGTCTGCCGGTTTTCCAGCTTGGTGACAGTACGATCGATTTGGAGGCGGCAATCGTGACGAGAGATCACTACGAATACGCTTTGACCGCCAAGGAACACGCGCTCTTGCGAAAACTCTATGAAAATCGGGGACGAATCGTCACGAGTGATGCCCTGTGCCAATCTGTATGGGGTGACGATTACTACGGGTATGAAAACACGCTGATGGTTCATATGCGTCGCATTCGCGAAAAGATCGAGCCATGTCCGTCCGCTCCTGAATATTTGCTGACGGTAAGAGGACTCGGATACAAATTACTTGTAAAGGAAGAGCTGTAG
- a CDS encoding ABC transporter ATP-binding protein: MNTVIRTENLSKRYGGAYSVQRVNLAVGEGEVYGFLGPNGAGKSTTLKMLLGLVKPTEGSVSVFGKDFSRNRLEILSQTGSLIEAPSYYGHLTGLENMRVMQWLRDVPDKHVEKALQIVRLEKQQNKKVDQYSLGMKQRLGIAMALLHFPKLVILDEPTNGLDPAGIGEIRELIQSLPHQYGMTVLLSSHLLSEIEQVATSIGIIHGGKLLFQGSMEQLQRNSQPHVWMKTQDNEKARRVLQEMELSTSLQDGYLVMEGMGDREVAQTNRALIMAGLDVYRIEEHKKSLESIFLSLTGKEGSL; this comes from the coding sequence ATGAATACGGTGATTCGAACGGAAAACCTTTCAAAACGCTATGGAGGAGCCTATTCCGTCCAGCGGGTGAATCTTGCGGTAGGAGAAGGCGAGGTTTATGGCTTCCTCGGTCCAAATGGTGCAGGAAAATCGACGACTCTTAAAATGCTGCTAGGATTAGTCAAGCCGACTGAAGGGAGTGTGTCCGTATTCGGGAAGGATTTTAGTAGGAACCGACTTGAGATTTTGAGTCAGACGGGTTCCTTGATCGAGGCTCCTTCCTATTACGGTCATCTTACCGGCCTGGAAAATATGCGTGTCATGCAGTGGCTGCGAGATGTCCCGGACAAACATGTAGAGAAGGCCTTGCAAATCGTCCGTTTGGAAAAGCAACAGAACAAAAAGGTAGATCAGTATTCTCTCGGGATGAAGCAGCGACTGGGAATTGCTATGGCTTTGCTGCATTTTCCAAAGCTCGTCATCCTCGATGAACCGACAAACGGTCTGGACCCAGCGGGAATCGGTGAGATTCGGGAATTGATTCAATCGTTGCCACATCAGTATGGAATGACCGTTTTGCTCTCCAGTCATCTACTCTCGGAAATCGAGCAAGTGGCTACGTCTATCGGTATTATTCACGGGGGGAAACTGCTGTTCCAAGGGAGTATGGAGCAACTGCAACGGAATAGTCAGCCTCATGTTTGGATGAAAACGCAGGACAATGAAAAAGCGAGAAGAGTTCTTCAAGAGATGGAACTTTCTACCAGTCTCCAAGATGGCTACCTGGTCATGGAAGGCATGGGGGATAGAGAGGTAGCGCAGACAAACCGGGCGCTGATTATGGCGGGCCTTGATGTTTATCGCATTGAAGAGCACAAAAAAAGCTTGGAGAGTATTTTCCTCTCCCTAACAGGAAAGGAGGGGAGCTTGTAA
- a CDS encoding ABC transporter substrate-binding protein, whose product MKPFNKWTKTFMALTLATGLAACGNQASTDTGQTQAPADKGAEPTELTIALDWYPNAVHSFLYVAEEQGYFKDENLKVTMQMPSDSNDPLKMAAAGKVDLAISYQPQLIQARAEGVPVVSVGALVRHPLNVIMTRQDSGIDTPQKLAGKNIGYPSLPLDESIVRQVVKHGGGDDSGLTFTDIGFDIVPALTAKKVDAVVGGYINHEQPILEKHGVPVNVFKPFEFGVPDYYELVLATSDETLGKKQKAVEGFLRAIGKGQDYVKNNKEKALDLLFTKQATDFPLEKDIETKSLDILIPLMDAGEKPFGYQTAESWQTLIDWMKKEKLITTDVKAEEIMRDLVK is encoded by the coding sequence CCTTTCAACAAATGGACGAAAACATTCATGGCACTTACATTGGCAACAGGTCTTGCTGCTTGCGGCAATCAGGCGAGCACCGATACTGGTCAGACGCAAGCCCCTGCTGATAAAGGAGCGGAGCCGACAGAGCTTACGATTGCGCTCGATTGGTATCCGAATGCTGTACATTCCTTCTTGTATGTCGCAGAGGAGCAGGGCTATTTCAAAGACGAGAACCTCAAGGTGACCATGCAAATGCCTTCAGACAGCAATGATCCGTTGAAGATGGCGGCTGCGGGTAAAGTAGATTTGGCAATCAGCTATCAACCACAGCTCATCCAAGCTCGTGCAGAAGGAGTTCCTGTCGTATCCGTAGGTGCACTTGTTCGTCATCCGTTAAACGTGATCATGACGCGCCAAGACAGTGGAATCGATACTCCGCAAAAGTTGGCTGGAAAAAATATCGGTTATCCATCACTTCCACTTGATGAATCTATCGTACGTCAAGTTGTGAAGCATGGTGGTGGCGATGATTCCGGACTGACCTTCACGGATATCGGCTTTGACATCGTCCCAGCGTTGACAGCCAAAAAAGTCGATGCAGTAGTAGGTGGCTATATCAACCATGAGCAACCAATATTGGAGAAGCACGGCGTTCCAGTCAATGTGTTCAAGCCTTTTGAGTTTGGTGTTCCAGACTACTATGAGCTCGTATTGGCGACAAGTGACGAGACTTTGGGTAAAAAGCAGAAAGCTGTGGAAGGTTTCCTGCGTGCGATTGGCAAAGGACAGGACTATGTGAAAAATAATAAGGAAAAGGCACTCGATTTGTTGTTTACCAAACAGGCTACGGATTTCCCGCTGGAAAAAGACATTGAGACCAAGAGCTTGGATATCCTCATTCCGTTGATGGATGCGGGAGAAAAGCCTTTTGGATACCAGACGGCCGAATCTTGGCAAACACTGATTGATTGGATGAAAAAAGAGAAGCTGATAACAACTGACGTCAAAGCAGAAGAGATTATGCGCGATCTCGTGAAGTAA